A genomic window from Terriglobia bacterium includes:
- a CDS encoding enoyl-CoA hydratase/isomerase family protein — MYSTLLLETANDVATITLNRPEKRNAISTQMIQELLSALEEIEKGGARLAILTGNGKAFCSGMDLEMLAAIARQSPEENLEDSRRMAGMFRRIWSFPKPLIAAVNGAALAGGCGIATLCDFTLAAPVAKFGYTEVKIGFLPAIVSVFLTRQIGEKRARDLLLTGRIVEAVEAKELGLVTEVVPAERLLWRARDLADTLLAASPTSLACTKRILTDAAAAGLDADLERAIAENARVRSTADFREGLASFLQKRKPVWRGEEGA, encoded by the coding sequence ATGTACTCGACTCTGCTGCTCGAAACGGCGAACGACGTCGCCACCATCACGCTGAACCGCCCGGAGAAGCGCAACGCCATCTCGACGCAGATGATTCAGGAGCTGCTGAGCGCGCTGGAGGAGATTGAAAAGGGCGGGGCGCGGCTGGCGATTCTCACGGGGAACGGCAAAGCGTTCTGCTCGGGGATGGACCTGGAGATGCTGGCGGCCATTGCCCGGCAGTCGCCGGAGGAAAACCTGGAGGATTCGCGGCGGATGGCGGGAATGTTCCGGCGGATCTGGAGTTTCCCGAAGCCGCTGATCGCGGCGGTGAACGGGGCGGCGCTGGCGGGCGGCTGCGGGATCGCCACGCTGTGCGACTTCACGCTGGCCGCGCCGGTGGCGAAATTCGGGTACACGGAGGTGAAGATCGGGTTTCTGCCGGCGATCGTTTCGGTATTCCTGACGCGGCAGATCGGGGAAAAGCGCGCGCGGGACCTGCTGCTCACGGGACGAATCGTCGAGGCGGTCGAGGCGAAAGAGCTGGGACTGGTGACGGAGGTGGTACCGGCGGAGCGGCTGCTGTGGCGCGCGCGGGACCTGGCGGATACGCTGCTGGCGGCAAGCCCGACGAGCCTGGCGTGCACGAAACGCATCCTGACCGACGCGGCCGCCGCGGGGCTGGACGCCGACCTCGAGCGGGCCATTGCGGAGAACGCGCGCGTGCGCTCGACCGCGGATTTTCGCGAGGGGCTGGCGTCGTTCCTGCAAAAACGCAAGCCGGTATGGCGCGGCGAAGAGGGCGCGTGA
- a CDS encoding hydroxymethylglutaryl-CoA lyase: MEPVKLIECPRDAWQGLPEFIPTEYKAEYLKELVLAGFQHIDAVSFVSPKHVKQMADSEEVMKLLNTSLPADVARPEIIGIVVNEKGLERALATPGVTTIGYPYSISAYFRRANANMSRSESRALVEKLRKGTAAAGRDLVIYISMAFGNPYDEPWGPEIVEETLEWLKDIRVRTVSLADTAGNAAPELVGTLYNQVKNHVAGIELGVHLHSRPETMEAKVLAAYAAGCRRFDSALTGLGGCPFAGDELVGNLATETVLAALRTAGGDPGVSSERLARVIQMSNEIRQKYAPAPLPN, translated from the coding sequence ATGGAGCCTGTGAAGCTGATCGAGTGCCCGCGCGATGCGTGGCAGGGATTGCCGGAGTTTATTCCGACGGAGTACAAGGCGGAATATCTGAAGGAGCTGGTGCTGGCGGGATTCCAGCACATTGACGCGGTGAGCTTTGTTTCGCCCAAGCATGTGAAGCAGATGGCGGACAGCGAAGAGGTGATGAAACTGTTGAATACTTCCCTGCCCGCGGACGTCGCGCGGCCGGAGATTATCGGGATCGTGGTGAATGAAAAGGGGCTGGAGCGGGCGCTGGCCACGCCGGGGGTGACGACGATCGGCTACCCGTACTCCATTTCGGCGTATTTCCGGCGCGCCAATGCCAACATGAGCCGCAGCGAATCGCGGGCACTGGTGGAAAAGCTGAGGAAGGGGACGGCGGCGGCGGGACGCGACCTGGTGATTTACATTTCGATGGCCTTCGGGAATCCCTACGACGAGCCGTGGGGGCCCGAGATCGTGGAGGAAACGCTGGAGTGGCTGAAGGATATTCGGGTGCGCACGGTTTCGCTGGCGGATACGGCCGGAAATGCTGCGCCAGAGCTGGTGGGTACGCTGTACAACCAGGTGAAGAACCACGTGGCGGGGATCGAGCTGGGAGTGCACCTGCACAGCCGGCCAGAGACCATGGAGGCCAAAGTGTTGGCGGCGTACGCGGCGGGCTGCCGGAGATTCGATAGCGCGCTGACGGGACTGGGCGGGTGCCCCTTTGCGGGGGACGAGTTGGTGGGGAACCTGGCCACGGAGACGGTGCTGGCGGCGCTGCGCACGGCGGGCGGAGATCCCGGTGTGAGCTCCGAACGCCTGGCCCGCGTCATCCAGATGAGCAACGAAATTCGCCAGAAATACGCGCCCGCGCCGCTACCCAATTGA
- the dctA gene encoding C4-dicarboxylate transporter DctA: MAVTRRPWYRDLYVQVLVAIALGIFAGHFFPQAGIALKPLGDGFIALIKMMIGPVIFCVLVQGIGSMTDMKKVGRVGLKTLVYFEVVSVSALLIGMLVAQAGQPGRGLNINPASLDAKSVAAYVSHASRAKDAGLLARLLEIIPATFLDAFVHDNVLQVVLIAILCGFAISRLGEGSARVTRAVSVASKVCFGIIRMIVQLAPIGAFGAMAFTVGRYDLAALSNLAKLIGTFYLTSVIFVVLILGSIAYLAGFSLFRFLAYIKDELLIVLGTSSSETVIPDMLQKLERLGAPRSIVGLVFPMGYSFNTDGANIYITLAVLFLAQATNVHFTLGQEVRVLLFAMIASTGGAGVPGGAFVKVAAVLSVFPEIPVQALALLLGVDKFMSECRALTNVVGNGVATIVVSRWEGELDVAKMREVLGGK, from the coding sequence ATAGCCGTGACCCGCCGCCCCTGGTACAGAGACCTTTACGTGCAGGTCCTGGTGGCGATCGCCCTGGGCATCTTCGCCGGGCACTTCTTCCCCCAAGCAGGCATAGCCCTCAAACCGCTGGGCGACGGTTTCATCGCGCTCATCAAAATGATGATCGGGCCGGTGATCTTCTGCGTGCTGGTGCAGGGCATCGGGTCCATGACCGACATGAAGAAGGTCGGGCGCGTGGGCTTGAAGACGCTGGTTTATTTCGAAGTGGTGTCCGTGTCGGCGCTGCTCATCGGCATGCTGGTGGCGCAAGCGGGGCAGCCGGGCCGGGGATTGAACATCAATCCGGCATCGCTCGACGCCAAATCAGTGGCCGCGTACGTCAGCCACGCCAGCCGCGCCAAGGATGCCGGACTCCTCGCCCGGCTGCTGGAAATCATTCCCGCAACGTTTCTGGATGCCTTCGTTCACGACAATGTTCTACAGGTGGTGCTGATCGCCATCCTCTGCGGCTTCGCCATTTCGCGCCTGGGAGAGGGCAGCGCCCGGGTGACGCGCGCGGTCAGCGTGGCCAGCAAAGTGTGTTTCGGCATCATCCGCATGATCGTGCAACTGGCGCCCATTGGCGCATTTGGAGCCATGGCCTTCACCGTCGGCCGTTACGACCTCGCCGCGCTCTCCAATCTCGCCAAGCTGATTGGAACTTTTTATCTCACCAGTGTGATCTTCGTCGTGCTCATTCTCGGGAGCATCGCGTACCTGGCGGGCTTTTCGCTCTTCCGTTTTCTCGCCTACATCAAGGACGAGCTCCTGATCGTGCTGGGCACCAGCTCGTCGGAAACCGTGATTCCGGACATGCTCCAGAAGCTGGAGCGCCTGGGCGCGCCGCGCTCGATTGTGGGGCTGGTGTTTCCGATGGGCTACAGCTTCAATACCGACGGAGCGAATATCTATATCACCCTGGCGGTGCTCTTCCTGGCGCAGGCCACCAACGTGCATTTCACGCTGGGGCAGGAGGTGCGCGTGCTGCTCTTCGCCATGATTGCGTCGACGGGAGGCGCGGGCGTGCCCGGCGGAGCTTTCGTGAAGGTGGCGGCGGTGCTCAGCGTCTTCCCCGAAATACCCGTGCAAGCGCTGGCGCTTCTGCTGGGAGTCGACAAATTCATGAGCGAATGCCGGGCCTTGACGAACGTCGTCGGCAACGGCGTGGCCACGATTGTGGTCAGCCGGTGGGAGGGCGAACTGGACGTGGCGAAAATGCGCGAGGTACTTGGCGGCAAATAG
- a CDS encoding acyl-CoA thioesterase, whose product MSHHDTALRVRYAETDQMGVVYHANYLIWFEVGRVELLRSLGFNYKEMETQDDCHIVVADVHCRYHRPARYDDVLRVRTRIAKSGMRMIKFSYELFREADEELLATGETTHLICGKNGRPKSLPEKYRAVLAVPAAKAAKRRDA is encoded by the coding sequence ATGAGCCACCACGACACGGCGCTGCGCGTGCGCTACGCGGAAACCGACCAGATGGGCGTGGTCTACCATGCCAACTACCTGATCTGGTTCGAGGTGGGGCGCGTCGAGCTGCTCCGTTCGCTGGGATTCAACTACAAGGAGATGGAAACGCAGGACGATTGCCACATCGTGGTTGCTGACGTGCATTGCCGGTATCACCGCCCGGCGCGCTACGACGATGTGCTGCGGGTGCGGACACGCATCGCCAAATCCGGCATGCGCATGATCAAGTTTTCTTACGAACTTTTCCGCGAGGCGGACGAAGAACTGCTCGCCACGGGGGAGACGACACACCTCATCTGCGGAAAGAACGGCCGGCCCAAGTCCCTCCCGGAAAAATATCGCGCGGTCCTGGCGGTTCCTGCGGCCAAGGCCGCCAAGCGGAGAGATGCATGA
- the hutH gene encoding histidine ammonia-lyase: MTVTIAGNSLTFAQLYDVAFRGAAVEVAAEAAERMNASRGVVERVVREGATAYGINTGFGKLASVRISADQVRQLQVNLVRSHSCGVGAPLSEAETRAMMLLRANALAKGLSGVRASTVETLCAMLNAGVHPVIPGQGSVGASGDLAPLAHLAQVVIGEGQARYRGEILPGGVAMKLAGIAAVALEAKEGLSLLNGTQGMLALISIALYDADALADTADVAAALSMDALRGTPNAFDPRIMEARAYPGAAVTARNLVRLNEGSQIRASHRGAEKDPRVQDPYSVRCTPQVHGAVRDALAQARATALVELNSATDNPLVFVRDAKTGEGDILSGGNFHGQPLAMAADQIAVALATLGGICERRIEQMTNPLTSLLPAFLTPEPGLNSGFMIAQVTAAALTSENRALAAPHSVDSISTSGNQEDYVSMGMSAARRLERMLGNLRYIVAIELLCACQGIDLLAPLQTGTLAKKAYDAVRAKAPKVVEDRPLAPDMEAVAALIGQAQIAQLLR; encoded by the coding sequence ATGACGGTCACGATTGCGGGTAACAGCCTGACGTTTGCGCAGCTTTACGACGTGGCCTTTCGCGGCGCGGCGGTGGAGGTTGCGGCGGAGGCGGCGGAGCGCATGAATGCGTCGCGGGGCGTAGTGGAGCGCGTGGTGCGCGAGGGAGCTACGGCTTACGGGATCAACACGGGCTTCGGCAAGCTGGCCTCCGTGCGCATTTCCGCGGACCAGGTGCGGCAGTTGCAGGTAAATCTGGTGCGCTCGCACTCTTGCGGAGTGGGCGCGCCGCTGAGCGAAGCGGAAACGCGGGCAATGATGCTCTTGCGGGCGAATGCGCTGGCCAAGGGATTGAGCGGAGTGCGGGCGTCCACGGTGGAGACGCTGTGCGCGATGCTCAACGCCGGGGTGCATCCGGTGATTCCGGGGCAGGGTTCGGTGGGAGCTTCGGGGGATCTGGCGCCGCTGGCGCACTTGGCGCAGGTGGTGATCGGCGAGGGGCAGGCGCGCTACCGGGGGGAGATTCTGCCCGGGGGCGTGGCCATGAAGCTAGCGGGGATCGCAGCGGTGGCGCTGGAGGCCAAAGAGGGGCTGTCGCTGCTGAATGGGACGCAGGGGATGCTGGCGCTGATCAGCATCGCGCTATACGACGCGGACGCGCTGGCGGATACGGCGGACGTGGCCGCGGCGCTCTCGATGGACGCGCTGCGCGGCACACCGAACGCGTTTGACCCAAGGATCATGGAGGCGCGGGCCTACCCCGGAGCGGCGGTGACGGCGCGCAATCTGGTGCGGCTGAACGAAGGCAGCCAGATCCGGGCTTCGCATCGCGGGGCGGAGAAAGATCCGCGAGTGCAGGATCCTTACAGCGTGCGCTGCACGCCGCAGGTGCACGGAGCGGTGCGCGATGCGCTGGCGCAGGCGCGGGCGACGGCGCTGGTGGAGCTGAACAGCGCGACGGACAACCCGCTGGTCTTCGTGCGCGATGCGAAGACCGGCGAGGGGGATATTCTCAGCGGGGGAAATTTTCACGGGCAGCCGCTGGCCATGGCCGCGGACCAGATCGCCGTGGCGCTGGCCACGCTGGGCGGGATCTGCGAGCGGCGCATCGAGCAGATGACCAATCCGCTGACCAGCCTGCTGCCGGCGTTCCTGACGCCGGAACCGGGGCTGAATTCGGGGTTCATGATCGCCCAGGTGACCGCAGCGGCCCTGACCAGCGAAAACCGGGCGCTGGCCGCACCGCATTCGGTGGATTCGATTTCCACGTCGGGCAATCAGGAAGATTACGTGTCCATGGGCATGAGCGCGGCGCGGCGGCTGGAGCGCATGCTGGGCAACCTGCGGTATATCGTGGCGATCGAGCTGCTGTGCGCGTGCCAGGGGATCGATCTGCTGGCGCCGCTGCAGACTGGGACGCTGGCGAAGAAGGCCTACGACGCAGTACGGGCGAAGGCGCCGAAGGTGGTGGAGGATCGTCCACTGGCGCCGGATATGGAAGCAGTGGCGGCGCTGATCGGGCAGGCGCAGATCGCGCAATTGTTGCGGTGA
- a CDS encoding acyl-CoA carboxylase subunit beta, with the protein MKNEEERIRQGGGAKAIEAQHKKSRLTARERIAKLSDPKTAFFELGLYAAYEMYEEWGGAPSAGTITGLARVCGRLFMIIANDATVKAGAFFPMTAKKVIRAQNIAIENRIPTIYLVDSAGVFLPLQEDVFPDTDDFGRVFRNNAVMSAMGIPQITAIMGMCVAGGAYLPVMCDHILMTEGSGLFLAGPALVQAAIGQKTSAEELGGAKMHAQISGTVDFREADDESCLKRIRALVDKMGAANASPFSHEKAREPLYPGEEIYSVFSSDPAKQYDMREVIARVVDGSEFEEYRVEYGETLLCGYARIGGWAVGIVANQKKHVQTLARGSDQKRIEFGGVIYTESAEKAARFILDCNQNRIPLVFLHDVNGFMVGKDAEWSGIIRAGAKMVNAVANSVVPKITVICGGSFGAGHYAMCGKAYDPRFIFAWPTARYAVMSGDAAAGTLAEIKLKQLEREGKKVDEKLRKEMYEAVKATYEHQTDPRYAAARLWVDAIIDPAHTREALIWALEAAALNAEIKEFKTGVLQT; encoded by the coding sequence ATGAAAAACGAAGAGGAGCGCATCCGCCAGGGTGGCGGCGCAAAAGCCATCGAGGCGCAGCACAAGAAGAGCCGGCTGACGGCGCGGGAGCGCATCGCCAAGCTGAGCGACCCCAAAACGGCATTCTTCGAGCTGGGCCTGTATGCCGCGTACGAAATGTACGAGGAGTGGGGCGGGGCGCCCTCCGCGGGGACGATTACCGGGCTGGCGCGGGTGTGCGGGCGGCTGTTCATGATCATCGCCAACGACGCCACGGTGAAGGCCGGGGCGTTCTTTCCGATGACCGCGAAGAAGGTGATCCGCGCGCAGAATATCGCCATCGAGAACCGCATCCCGACGATCTATCTGGTGGATTCCGCTGGGGTGTTCCTCCCCTTGCAGGAGGACGTGTTTCCGGATACCGACGATTTCGGGCGGGTGTTCCGCAACAACGCGGTGATGAGCGCGATGGGCATTCCGCAGATCACGGCGATCATGGGCATGTGCGTGGCGGGCGGGGCGTACCTGCCGGTGATGTGCGACCACATTTTGATGACCGAAGGCTCGGGGCTGTTTCTGGCGGGGCCGGCGCTGGTGCAGGCGGCAATCGGGCAGAAGACCTCGGCGGAGGAACTGGGCGGAGCGAAGATGCACGCGCAGATCAGCGGCACGGTGGACTTCCGCGAGGCGGACGACGAGAGCTGCCTGAAGCGCATCCGGGCCCTGGTGGACAAGATGGGTGCGGCGAATGCTTCACCCTTCAGCCACGAGAAGGCGCGCGAGCCGCTGTATCCGGGCGAGGAGATCTACAGCGTATTTTCGAGCGATCCGGCGAAGCAGTACGACATGCGCGAGGTGATCGCGCGGGTGGTGGACGGCAGCGAGTTCGAGGAGTACCGCGTGGAATACGGCGAGACGCTGCTGTGCGGGTATGCGCGGATCGGCGGGTGGGCCGTGGGCATTGTGGCCAACCAGAAAAAGCACGTGCAGACGCTGGCGCGGGGTTCGGACCAGAAACGCATCGAGTTCGGCGGGGTGATTTACACGGAGTCGGCGGAGAAGGCGGCGCGCTTCATCCTGGACTGCAACCAGAACCGCATTCCGCTGGTGTTTCTGCATGACGTGAACGGATTCATGGTGGGCAAGGACGCGGAGTGGAGCGGGATCATCCGCGCCGGGGCCAAGATGGTCAACGCGGTGGCCAACAGCGTGGTGCCGAAGATTACGGTGATCTGCGGCGGGAGCTTCGGCGCCGGGCACTACGCCATGTGCGGAAAGGCCTACGATCCGCGCTTTATTTTTGCGTGGCCGACGGCGCGCTACGCGGTGATGAGCGGGGATGCCGCGGCGGGCACGCTGGCGGAGATCAAGCTGAAGCAATTGGAGCGCGAAGGCAAAAAGGTGGACGAGAAGCTGCGCAAGGAAATGTACGAGGCGGTGAAGGCGACCTACGAGCACCAGACGGACCCGCGCTATGCGGCAGCCCGGCTGTGGGTGGATGCGATCATCGATCCGGCGCACACGCGCGAGGCGCTCATCTGGGCGCTGGAGGCAGCTGCGTTGAATGCCGAGATCAAAGAATTTAAGACAGGAGTTCTGCAAACCTGA